The nucleotide sequence ttctctctctgtccatctctctctccctctctgttcatctctctctcctctctgtttctctctctgtccatctctctctccctctctgtttctctctgtctatctctctctcctctctgtttctctatctctctccctctctgtttctctctctgtttccatctctctctccctctctgtttctctctgtctctctctcccctctgtttctctctatgtctatctctctgcctctctgtttctctctatgtctatctctctctccctctctgtccatctctctctccctctctgtttctctctctgtctatctctctcttcctcggtgtttctctctcaccctctgacCCCTATCCTTTGCCTCTCTAGGAGCTGTTGTCCATGCGTGGGGGATCGGGCCCTGGTCTCGTGGATGTTCAGGCTACTAGAGCCAGGACCTGTCTCTGATGCTGGCTGAAGTCAGGTCTACGAGGCGgccgtctctgtttctctctctgtctatctctctcttcctcggtctgtttctctctcacccactgaCCCAGGCCAACATTAAAACATGTATCAGAGGTGCTGAGTGTGTGTCCATgacgtgtgtctctgtgtggatgtgacggtgctcagtgtgtgtgtccaggtgtcaGACTAAGTGCCAGGACCTGTCTCTGTGCTGGctgaagtcagtgtgtgtgtgtgtgtgtgtgctgtggtgtgtgtgtgtgtgtgtgtgacgtgtgtctctgtgtgcttgGTGACGTGTGTCTCTGGTCTGTTgacgtgtgtctctgtgtgtgtgtgtaccacaggtGTCAttcatgtgtcagtgtgtgtgtgtgtgtgtgtgtgacgtgtgtgtgtgtgtgtgtgtgtgtgtgtgtgtgtgtgtgtgtgtgtgtgtgtgtgtgtgtgtgtgtgtgtgacgtgtgtctctctctgtgtgtgtcaggtggagATGAAGCAGGCAGAGTCGGCGGTGGTGATGGAGACGACAACGACGACCACGTCGGAGATGACAGAGTTACGGAACCGCTACCAGACCCTACAGATGGAATACCAGGGACTACGTATGGggtgggccacacacacacacacacacacacacacacacacacaccctacagatgGAATACCAGGGATGGGggtgggccacacacacacacacacacactatagaaacCCTACAGATGGAATTTCAGGGACTACGTATGGGggtgggccacacacacacacacacactagagaaaCCCTACAGATACATACCagggactacacacacacacacacacacacacacacacacacacacacacacacacacacacacacacacacactagagaaaCACACAGATGGAATaccagggacacacacacacacacacacacacacactgtacaaaccCTACCATGCCCGCTCACTCACTATCTCCCCAAATGTCCCCAGTTCCAATCCCTATCAtcctaaatgtgtgtgtgtcttccgtgtgtgtgtgtgtgcacctgtgtgtgtgttcctttgtgtctctctctctgtgtttgtcccCCACCCGGCCCTCCTCCAGATGGCGAACCTAGAGGCCAGGCTGTTGGAGGTTCAGTCCCAGTTCCAGCAACGTCTGTCTGGGTATAGTGGCAAGGTGATGGGCCTGGAGGGAGAACTGACCTCCATAAGGGCCAGCACCACTGAGCAGAGCCAGGACTACCAGGTACAGTCACCATACCTCCATACTGAATCACTCACAAACACTGATTAGGGATTCAATCCAAGGTGCGTTACGTTACaagcagcgttacagaggagcgttacagaggagcattacagcgttacagagcagcgttacagagcagcgttacagaggagcgttacagagcagcgttacagagcagcgttacagagcagcgttacagaggagcgttacagaggagcgttacagagcagcgttacagagcagcgttacagagcagcgttacagagcagcgttacagagagtgttacagagcagcgttacagaggagcgttacagagcagtGTTACAGAGGAgtgttacagaggagcgttacagagcagcgttacagagcagcgttacagagcagcgttacagagcagcgttacagaggagcgttacagagcagcgttacagaggagcgttacagagcagcgttacagagcagcgttacagaggagcgttacagaggagcgttacagagcagcgttacagagcagcgttacagaggagcgttacagagcagcgttacagagcagcgttacagaggagcgttacagaggagcgttacagaggagcgttacagagcagcgttacagagcagtgttacagagcagcgttacagagcagcgttacagaggagtgttacagagcagcgttacagaggagcgttacagaggagcgttacagaggagcgttacagaggagcgttacacagcgttacagagcagcgttacagaggagcgttacagaggagcgttacagagcagcgtacAGAGGGAGGCGTTACAGAGGAgtgttacagagcagcgttacagagcagcgttacagaggagcgttacagaggagcgttacagagcagcagAGGAGCGTTACAGCGTTACAGGCAGCGTTACAGAGTGTTAcagagcgttacagagcagcattacagaggagcgttacagagcagcgttacagaggagcgttacagaggcaGTGTTACAGCGTTACAGAGCAGTGTTACAGAGGAgtgttacagagcagcgttacagaggagcgttacagagcagcgttacagaggagcgttacagagcagtGTTACAGCGTTAcaggagcgttacagagcagtgttacagagcagcgttacagagcagcgttacagaggagcgttacagagcagcgttacagagcagcgttacagagagTGTTACAGCGTTACAGAGCAGGTTACAGTGTtacagcgttacagagcagcgttacagaggaagcgttacagagcagcgttacagagcagcgttacagaggagcgttacagaggagcgttacagaggagcgttacagagcagcgttacagagagCATTACAGCGTTACAGAGGCAGCGTTACAGCGTTACAGAggcagcgttacagagcagcgttacagaggcggcgttacagagcagcgttacagagcagcgttacagagcagcgttacagagcagcgttacagagcagcgttacagagcagcgttacagagcagcgttacagagcagcgttacagagcagcgttacagagcagcgttacagaggagcgttacagagcagcgttacagagggcGTTACAGAGCAGTGTtacagcgttacagaggagcgttacagaggcagcgttacagagcagcgttacagcgttacagagcagcgttacagagcagcgttacagagcagcgttacagaggagcgttacagaggagcgttacagaggagcg is from Oncorhynchus keta strain PuntledgeMale-10-30-2019 unplaced genomic scaffold, Oket_V2 Un_contig_15296_pilon_pilon, whole genome shotgun sequence and encodes:
- the LOC127918945 gene encoding keratin, type I cytoskeletal 10-like isoform X2; translated protein: MEFQGLRMGMANLEARLLEVQSQFQQRLSGYSGKVMGLEGELTSIRASTTEQSQDYQILLNIKSRLEMEIQQYKHLLEGAGLGGGMVSGGADLGGGMLVSGGAGRSAGKTC
- the LOC127918945 gene encoding keratin, type I cytoskeletal 10-like isoform X1, which translates into the protein MKQAESAVVMETTTTTTSEMTELRNRYQTLQMEYQGLRMGMANLEARLLEVQSQFQQRLSGYSGKVMGLEGELTSIRASTTEQSQDYQILLNIKSRLEMEIQQYKHLLEGAGLGGGMVSGGADLGGGMLVSGGAGRSAGKTC
- the LOC127918945 gene encoding keratin, type I cytoskeletal 50 kDa-like isoform X3 — its product is MKQAESAVVMETTTTTTSEMTELRNRYQTLQMEYQGLRMGMANLEARLLEVQSQFQQRLSGYSGKVMGLEGELTSIRASTTEQSQDYQILLNIKSRLEMEIQQYKHLLEGAGLGGGMVSGGAGRSAGKTC